One window from the genome of Dyadobacter sp. CECT 9275 encodes:
- a CDS encoding phosphatidate cytidylyltransferase produces MKQRLNNLNNLQQRTITGLAGVFVIIGCIVYSDWSCLLLFCAISSLTQLEFYKLLGLDGNQPLTYYGTFCGTVMMLLAYLIEQDIVSFENYFLISPLLSMIFFIKLYKKNDLKPFTNIGFTFLGIIYVALPFSLIIVMAMRGGTYNYEIVLGSLLLLWASDIGGYFAGTKFGRRKLFERISPKKSWEGAMGSAGFAAVIAFALGFYFRTFEPWKWYCIGAIIVVVGTYGDLVESLFKRSIAIKDSGSSIPGHGGFLDRFDGLLLSAPFIVTFIKLFS; encoded by the coding sequence ATGAAGCAACGTTTGAACAACCTGAATAACCTTCAGCAGAGGACTATTACAGGGCTTGCGGGTGTATTTGTAATTATAGGGTGCATTGTTTATAGTGACTGGAGTTGTCTTTTGCTGTTCTGTGCGATCAGCTCCCTTACCCAGCTTGAGTTTTACAAACTCCTGGGGCTTGATGGAAATCAGCCGCTTACTTATTATGGTACCTTCTGTGGCACAGTTATGATGTTACTTGCGTATCTGATAGAACAGGATATTGTTTCTTTCGAGAACTACTTCCTGATCAGCCCGCTGCTGTCCATGATATTTTTTATCAAGCTTTATAAAAAGAATGATCTGAAACCTTTTACAAACATCGGATTTACATTTCTGGGGATTATTTACGTAGCCCTGCCGTTCTCGCTGATCATCGTGATGGCGATGCGCGGAGGTACCTACAATTATGAGATTGTCCTGGGTAGTTTATTGCTGCTTTGGGCTTCGGATATAGGAGGGTATTTTGCCGGTACAAAATTTGGCAGACGTAAATTGTTCGAGCGGATATCGCCCAAAAAATCCTGGGAAGGTGCTATGGGAAGTGCTGGTTTTGCGGCGGTTATTGCTTTTGCTCTGGGATTTTATTTCCGTACCTTCGAACCCTGGAAGTGGTACTGCATCGGTGCAATAATTGTAGTGGTGGGAACTTACGGGGATTTGGTGGAATCATTATTTAAGAGAAGTATTGCCATTAAGGACTCAGGATCCAGTATTCCGGGGCATGGAGGTTTCCTGGATCGCTTTGACGGATTGCTGCTTTCAGCTCCGTTTATTGTTACCTTTATTAAATTGTTTTCATAA
- a CDS encoding putative signal transducing protein encodes MNNDSMGDNWIKAFQSTEMIRAEIAREKLEEHGIPAVILNIKDSILYPFSGKYEVRVPAHDLLKAQTIISDEATFEQPE; translated from the coding sequence ATGAATAACGATTCTATGGGAGATAACTGGATTAAGGCGTTCCAAAGTACGGAGATGATCCGGGCTGAAATTGCAAGAGAGAAACTTGAGGAGCACGGCATTCCGGCTGTTATTCTAAATATAAAGGACAGTATCCTTTATCCCTTTTCTGGAAAATATGAAGTACGGGTTCCAGCTCATGACTTGTTGAAGGCACAAACTATAATATCTGATGAAGCAACGTTTGAACAACCTGAATAA
- a CDS encoding CPBP family intramembrane glutamic endopeptidase, translating into MLKNNPNLVEPRVAGTGGSLLILVGFTLIGMAVGNLLAVFALTSLTSSGVGGTANIINQLMNDPGSIPDGWYVMMIFQGVVHLFSYLLPSLLFWYLIERRPLAAFNFRPFPKPYVWFMTFAVVLLFIPLNGQIIEWNSAMKLPGFLSEVENWMRAKEDQLAVMTKFLTSYQSIGQLLIALVVVVLLPSLGEEALFRGVIQRKLSAQMNIHAAIWISAAIFSTIHFQFYGFFPRMMLGALFGYLYYWTGNFWIAVLAHFVNNGFVLIMMYLYNMKVLDINIEETKTMPLLSVLLSLFFTGLILLKIKRASEKEQILN; encoded by the coding sequence ATGCTAAAAAATAATCCGAATTTGGTGGAGCCCCGCGTAGCAGGAACTGGGGGAAGCTTGTTAATTCTCGTTGGTTTTACGTTGATTGGTATGGCAGTAGGAAATCTGCTGGCAGTATTTGCGCTCACCAGCCTTACTTCGTCAGGGGTAGGAGGTACGGCAAATATCATTAATCAGCTGATGAACGACCCCGGAAGCATACCCGACGGCTGGTATGTGATGATGATTTTTCAGGGAGTTGTCCATCTTTTCTCCTATCTGCTCCCTTCCCTGCTGTTTTGGTATCTGATCGAACGGCGCCCTTTGGCAGCTTTTAACTTCCGGCCTTTCCCGAAACCTTACGTATGGTTCATGACCTTCGCGGTGGTTTTATTATTTATTCCCCTCAACGGTCAGATCATTGAATGGAATTCGGCTATGAAATTACCCGGTTTTTTGTCTGAGGTGGAAAACTGGATGCGCGCAAAGGAAGACCAACTGGCCGTTATGACGAAATTTTTAACTTCCTATCAGAGCATAGGTCAGTTGCTCATCGCTCTTGTTGTGGTAGTTTTGCTTCCCTCCCTGGGCGAAGAGGCGCTGTTCAGAGGGGTTATTCAGCGCAAACTATCGGCGCAGATGAATATCCATGCGGCGATCTGGATATCGGCTGCGATTTTCAGTACCATTCATTTTCAGTTTTACGGATTTTTCCCCAGAATGATGCTTGGCGCACTTTTTGGGTATCTCTATTATTGGACAGGTAATTTTTGGATAGCAGTTCTGGCTCATTTTGTGAACAACGGCTTTGTGCTTATCATGATGTACCTGTACAATATGAAGGTGCTGGATATCAATATTGAAGAGACTAAAACCATGCCGCTCCTGAGCGTTTTGCTTTCTCTGTTTTTTACCGGGCTTATTTTGCTGAAAATCAAACGGGCTTCGGAAAAAGAACAAATTCTGAACTGA
- the dusB gene encoding tRNA dihydrouridine synthase DusB encodes MVRIGNIDLGAFPLLLAPMEDVSDPPFRAVCKENGADLMYTEFISSEGLIRDAAKSRQKLDIFEYERPIGIQLFGSDVQTMGACSAIATQANPDLIDINYGCPVKNVACKGAGAALLQDIPKMVKMTEAVVKSTHLPVTVKTRLGWDDTTKNILEVAEQLQDIGIQALTVHGRTRVQMYKGAADWTLIARLKENPRLHIPIFGNGDIDSPEKALEYKNRYGVDGIMIGRATIGNPWIFNDIKHYFRTGERMAPPTISERVDTCRRHLEFSIKWKGPVLGIFEMRRHYTNYFRGLEHFKPYRMRLVEAMRFEELNEILEEITHHFSEAVC; translated from the coding sequence ATGGTCAGAATCGGAAATATAGATTTGGGTGCATTCCCGTTGCTTCTTGCTCCCATGGAAGACGTAAGCGACCCACCCTTTCGCGCGGTATGCAAGGAGAATGGTGCCGACCTGATGTATACGGAGTTCATTTCTTCGGAGGGGCTCATCAGGGATGCAGCTAAAAGCAGGCAGAAACTGGATATTTTTGAATATGAGCGACCTATCGGCATTCAGTTATTCGGTAGTGATGTACAGACCATGGGTGCCTGCTCTGCCATAGCCACGCAGGCAAATCCCGACCTGATCGACATCAACTATGGCTGCCCGGTTAAAAACGTGGCCTGCAAGGGAGCCGGAGCAGCATTGCTTCAGGATATTCCCAAAATGGTAAAAATGACAGAGGCCGTAGTGAAATCAACGCATCTGCCGGTAACAGTAAAAACCCGACTGGGATGGGATGATACCACCAAAAATATTCTGGAGGTGGCAGAGCAGCTTCAGGATATTGGTATCCAGGCGCTGACAGTACACGGACGAACAAGGGTACAAATGTACAAAGGTGCGGCAGACTGGACGCTCATAGCCCGCTTAAAGGAAAATCCACGTCTGCACATCCCCATTTTTGGCAACGGTGATATTGATTCTCCGGAAAAGGCATTGGAATACAAAAACAGGTATGGCGTGGATGGCATTATGATCGGGCGTGCAACCATTGGTAATCCATGGATCTTTAATGACATTAAACACTATTTCAGGACGGGTGAAAGAATGGCTCCGCCCACAATATCCGAGCGTGTTGATACCTGCCGCCGCCACCTTGAGTTTTCGATTAAATGGAAAGGACCGGTGCTGGGTATTTTTGAAATGAGAAGGCATTATACCAATTATTTCAGGGGGCTCGAACATTTTAAACCCTACCGCATGCGGCTGGTAGAAGCCATGCGCTTTGAAGAACTGAACGAAATTCTGGAAGAAATCACCCATCATTTCAGTGAAGCGGTATGTTAA
- a CDS encoding biotin/lipoyl-containing protein yields the protein MLKVQVTGPGSEQSTVFEITSDNGLSKIDNLLFTGDIVSVSDNHFHVIWNHQSYNVEITERDEKTKTCRLIINGKEVLATAKDQFDLLLEGMGIQANDGQKINNIKAPMPGLIQSVMVREGDEVQKGDTLLVLVAMKMENVIKSSGSGQVKNIRVAAGEIVEKNQVLLEFL from the coding sequence ATGTTAAAAGTGCAGGTTACAGGTCCCGGCTCCGAACAAAGTACTGTCTTCGAAATAACGAGCGACAATGGTTTATCCAAAATAGATAACCTTTTGTTCACGGGTGATATCGTTTCCGTTTCTGATAACCATTTTCATGTGATCTGGAACCATCAGTCCTATAATGTGGAAATTACGGAAAGAGATGAAAAGACAAAAACATGCAGGCTCATAATCAACGGCAAGGAGGTTTTGGCAACTGCAAAAGACCAGTTCGACCTGTTGCTGGAAGGAATGGGTATCCAGGCCAATGACGGGCAGAAAATCAATAACATTAAAGCGCCCATGCCCGGACTGATCCAGTCGGTTATGGTGCGTGAAGGGGATGAAGTACAAAAAGGCGACACGCTGCTGGTACTGGTGGCTATGAAAATGGAGAATGTTATCAAATCGTCCGGGAGCGGACAGGTAAAAAACATCAGGGTTGCGGCGGGAGAAATTGTTGAAAAAAACCAGGTATTGCTGGAGTTTCTTTAA
- the pyrH gene encoding UMP kinase encodes MPQPRYKRILLKLSGEALNGGDKTQVIDFNILDKYSVEIKKVVEEGVQVAIVIGGGNIFRGASVEKSGIDRVQGDHMGMLATVINGMAIQSSLEKHGLRTRLMSAIKMEQVCEPLIRRRAVRHLEKGRVVIFGAGTGNPYFTTDTTAGLRAIESESDVVLKGTRVDGVYTADPEKDPTATKYTQLTFDEALSRNLKIMDLTAFTLCKENNLPIIVFDMNKTGNLHDLVMGGEVGTLISN; translated from the coding sequence ATGCCCCAACCAAGGTATAAACGTATACTTCTCAAACTCAGCGGAGAAGCGCTCAATGGCGGAGATAAAACACAGGTTATCGATTTTAATATCCTGGATAAGTATTCCGTCGAAATTAAAAAAGTAGTGGAAGAAGGTGTACAGGTAGCCATTGTGATCGGCGGTGGCAATATCTTCCGTGGAGCTTCAGTGGAAAAATCGGGAATCGACCGCGTCCAGGGCGACCACATGGGGATGCTGGCTACTGTTATCAACGGAATGGCTATACAGAGCTCCCTGGAAAAGCATGGCCTTAGAACCAGGCTGATGTCCGCCATTAAAATGGAGCAGGTATGTGAGCCGCTGATTCGCCGACGCGCCGTACGCCATCTGGAAAAAGGTCGTGTGGTAATCTTTGGTGCAGGTACGGGGAATCCGTATTTCACAACCGACACCACGGCCGGCCTCAGGGCTATCGAATCCGAATCAGATGTGGTACTGAAAGGTACCCGTGTAGACGGCGTTTACACAGCAGATCCGGAAAAAGATCCTACCGCCACCAAATATACCCAACTTACTTTTGACGAGGCTTTATCCAGGAACCTTAAAATCATGGATCTTACGGCTTTCACACTTTGTAAGGAAAACAATTTACCCATCATCGTTTTTGACATGAACAAAACCGGCAACCTGCATGACCTTGTCATGGGTGGTGAAGTAGGAACGCTGATATCGAACTAA
- the frr gene encoding ribosome recycling factor codes for MEEIELYLEDARDTMEGAIKHLIIELGKIRAGKATPQMLEGLQIEYYGSMTPIQNVATINTPDARTIAIRPFEKKIINDIEKAIRNGNLGFAPSNDGEMIRISVPPLNEERRKELAKRAKNEIETAKINVRNIRQDANNSLRKLTKEGVAEDLVKISEDRVQKLTDSFVAKIEQIYSAKEKEIMEV; via the coding sequence ATGGAAGAAATAGAATTATATCTGGAAGATGCCCGGGATACCATGGAGGGCGCGATCAAACACCTTATTATTGAATTGGGGAAAATACGTGCTGGTAAGGCAACACCCCAAATGCTTGAAGGTCTCCAGATTGAATATTACGGCTCTATGACCCCCATTCAAAATGTGGCAACCATTAATACGCCGGATGCCCGTACGATTGCGATCAGGCCGTTTGAAAAGAAAATCATCAATGATATTGAAAAGGCGATCCGTAACGGGAACCTTGGTTTTGCTCCTTCCAATGACGGGGAAATGATCAGGATATCAGTTCCGCCGCTTAACGAAGAACGCCGCAAGGAACTTGCCAAGCGCGCAAAAAATGAGATCGAAACGGCCAAAATAAATGTCCGCAACATCCGTCAGGATGCCAACAATTCACTGCGTAAATTAACGAAAGAAGGTGTGGCGGAGGATCTGGTTAAAATCAGTGAAGATCGGGTTCAGAAACTGACCGACAGCTTTGTTGCAAAAATTGAACAGATATACTCTGCCAAAGAGAAGGAGATTATGGAGGTGTAG
- a CDS encoding UDP-glucuronic acid decarboxylase family protein yields the protein MKRVLITGAAGFLGSHLCERFLREGMYVIGMDNLITGDMRNIEHLMPNPNFEFYHHDVTKFVHVPGELDYIMHFASPASPIDYLKIPIQTLKVGAMGTHNLLGLARVKKARFIIASTSEVYGDPLVHPQTEDYWGHVNPIGPRGCYDEAKRYQEAITMAYHRYHNLETRIVRIFNTYGPRMRLNDGRVLPAFIGQALRGEDITIFGDGSQTRAFCYVDDLVEGIYRLLMSDYSLPVNIGNPAEITIKEFAEEIISLTGTDQKVVYKPLPQDDPKQRQPDITKAKEILGWEPKVKREEGLRITYDYFRSLPQERLYEESNHRGFEGFSQGK from the coding sequence ATGAAACGTGTACTAATTACAGGAGCGGCAGGTTTCCTTGGTTCGCACCTTTGCGAGCGCTTTCTGAGGGAAGGTATGTATGTGATCGGTATGGATAACCTGATTACGGGGGACATGCGGAACATTGAGCATTTAATGCCCAATCCTAATTTTGAATTTTATCACCATGATGTTACCAAATTTGTGCACGTTCCAGGTGAGCTTGACTATATCATGCATTTTGCATCACCTGCAAGCCCGATAGATTACCTTAAAATTCCAATCCAGACGTTGAAAGTGGGCGCTATGGGAACCCATAATCTTTTGGGACTTGCCCGTGTGAAAAAGGCTCGTTTCATTATTGCTTCTACCTCAGAGGTTTATGGAGATCCGCTCGTGCATCCGCAAACGGAGGATTACTGGGGGCATGTTAATCCGATTGGCCCCAGAGGGTGTTACGACGAAGCAAAACGTTACCAGGAAGCGATCACGATGGCCTATCACCGTTATCATAATCTGGAAACCCGTATTGTTCGTATTTTCAATACCTATGGCCCCAGAATGCGCCTGAACGATGGACGTGTGTTGCCGGCTTTTATTGGCCAGGCATTACGTGGGGAGGATATTACGATATTTGGCGACGGCTCGCAGACGCGGGCATTCTGTTATGTGGATGATCTGGTGGAAGGTATTTACCGTTTGCTGATGAGTGATTATTCGCTGCCGGTAAACATTGGAAACCCAGCTGAAATTACCATTAAGGAGTTTGCCGAAGAAATTATCAGCCTGACGGGGACAGACCAGAAGGTGGTTTACAAACCTCTTCCGCAGGACGATCCAAAACAGCGCCAGCCAGACATTACAAAAGCCAAGGAAATATTAGGCTGGGAACCCAAAGTGAAACGGGAAGAAGGCTTGCGTATTACTTATGATTATTTCCGTAGTCTGCCTCAAGAGAGACTTTATGAAGAATCCAATCACAGAGGTTTCGAAGGGTTCAGCCAGGGGAAATAA
- a CDS encoding UDP-glucose dehydrogenase family protein, with the protein MKIAVVGTGYVGLVTGTCFAETGNQVVCVDIDVKKVERLQNGDIPIYEPGLDVLFDRNVAEGRLQFTTDLAEGIKEAQVIFLALPTPPGEDGSADLKYILKVADDLGHILDHYAVIIDKSTVPVGTAEKVTAAIAKNAKVEFDVVSNPEFLREGVAVEDFMKPDRVVVGTSSESARKVMEKLYAPLVRQGNPVIFMDERSAEMTKYAANSFLAMKITFMNEIANLCEKVGANVDDIRRGIGTDSRIGKRFLFAGIGYGGSCFPKDVQALAKTSADYDYDFRILKSVMAVNDDQKKKLLPMVNNFFNGDLKGKTIAVWGLAFKPYTDDIREAPALENIQVLLDAGVKITVYDPEAMDNVKKILGDKVTFCHTPYAALDDADALMIFTEWPQFRTPEFEKMAKLLKNKVIFDGRNLYELDQMKELGYTYFSIGRDIVKEG; encoded by the coding sequence ATGAAAATTGCAGTTGTAGGGACCGGATATGTTGGTTTAGTGACGGGTACATGTTTCGCTGAAACCGGTAATCAGGTCGTTTGCGTCGATATTGACGTTAAGAAAGTAGAACGCCTTCAAAATGGGGATATTCCAATTTACGAGCCGGGGCTGGACGTCCTGTTTGACAGGAATGTTGCCGAAGGAAGGTTACAGTTTACGACAGATCTGGCCGAAGGAATTAAAGAAGCACAGGTGATTTTCCTGGCTCTTCCTACCCCTCCAGGGGAGGATGGTTCCGCCGACCTTAAATATATATTAAAGGTGGCCGATGACCTGGGGCATATCCTGGATCATTATGCAGTAATTATTGATAAAAGTACCGTTCCGGTGGGGACTGCGGAAAAAGTGACGGCCGCTATTGCCAAAAATGCAAAGGTAGAGTTTGATGTGGTTTCTAACCCTGAGTTTTTGAGGGAAGGAGTGGCTGTTGAGGACTTTATGAAGCCCGACCGTGTCGTGGTGGGTACTTCTTCTGAAAGTGCCAGGAAAGTAATGGAGAAGTTATACGCTCCGTTGGTACGTCAGGGCAACCCCGTTATTTTTATGGATGAGCGTTCCGCAGAAATGACCAAATATGCGGCTAACTCGTTTTTGGCCATGAAGATAACCTTCATGAATGAAATTGCTAACCTTTGTGAGAAAGTAGGTGCAAATGTGGATGATATCCGCAGGGGTATCGGAACAGACAGCCGTATCGGCAAACGTTTTCTTTTTGCGGGTATCGGTTATGGCGGAAGTTGTTTTCCCAAGGACGTGCAGGCTCTTGCAAAAACATCGGCTGATTATGACTATGATTTCAGAATACTGAAGTCGGTTATGGCGGTAAACGACGATCAGAAGAAAAAGCTTTTACCTATGGTGAACAACTTTTTTAATGGTGATTTAAAAGGAAAGACCATAGCAGTTTGGGGGCTGGCATTTAAACCCTATACGGACGACATCCGTGAGGCACCTGCTTTGGAAAATATTCAGGTACTCCTGGATGCAGGTGTGAAAATTACAGTTTACGATCCGGAGGCCATGGATAATGTGAAGAAGATACTGGGAGATAAAGTTACGTTTTGCCATACCCCCTATGCAGCGCTGGATGATGCCGACGCCCTGATGATTTTTACAGAATGGCCGCAGTTCCGTACCCCTGAATTTGAGAAAATGGCAAAGCTCTTAAAGAACAAAGTGATTTTTGACGGAAGAAATCTGTACGAACTCGACCAGATGAAGGAACTCGGCTATACCTATTTCAGCATCGGGCGTGATATTGTGAAGGAAGGTTAA
- a CDS encoding acyl-CoA dehydrogenase family protein, translating to MTHATKDERDEICLLIKASIHDFTAKKITPNVREWDEKQIFPVEIFHELGELGLMGMLVPESYGGAGLGYQEYVTAIIELSKSDPSIGLSMAAHNSLCTNHICLFGSDEQKKRYLPRLASGQWIGAWGLTEPNTGSDAGNMRTTARKEGENWVINGSKNFITNGKSGNVTVVIARTGEPGNKHGATAFIVEMGTRGFSAGRKEDKLGMRASETVELIFEECTIPDAQRLGEIGDGFIQALKVLDGGRISIAALSLGTAIGAYEAALAYARQREQFGKAISSFQAIAFKLADMYTDIQASTLLTFHAAERKDRGEKVTLASSVAKYHASETAVRVAGEAVQIFGGYGFTKDYPVEKFYRDSKLCTIGEGTSEIQKLVISKEILRC from the coding sequence ATGACACACGCAACGAAGGATGAACGTGACGAAATCTGCCTGCTTATCAAAGCATCCATCCATGATTTTACAGCAAAAAAAATAACCCCGAATGTAAGGGAATGGGATGAAAAACAGATTTTCCCGGTAGAGATATTCCATGAGCTTGGAGAACTGGGATTAATGGGTATGCTTGTACCTGAATCGTATGGTGGTGCAGGACTGGGTTATCAGGAGTACGTAACCGCCATCATTGAACTTTCAAAATCCGATCCCTCCATCGGCCTCTCCATGGCAGCCCATAATTCGCTATGCACCAACCATATATGCCTGTTCGGTAGCGATGAACAAAAAAAAAGGTATCTGCCAAGGCTTGCCAGTGGTCAGTGGATCGGTGCATGGGGATTAACAGAACCCAACACAGGTTCGGATGCAGGGAATATGCGAACCACAGCCCGAAAAGAGGGAGAAAACTGGGTGATCAACGGTTCTAAAAACTTTATTACCAACGGCAAAAGCGGTAACGTAACGGTCGTAATTGCACGAACAGGAGAGCCGGGTAACAAACACGGCGCTACCGCGTTTATTGTCGAAATGGGAACCAGGGGATTTTCCGCAGGCCGAAAGGAAGACAAACTGGGAATGAGGGCCTCCGAGACCGTTGAACTGATCTTTGAGGAATGTACCATTCCTGATGCTCAACGCCTTGGGGAAATAGGCGACGGCTTTATACAGGCCCTGAAAGTACTGGACGGCGGCAGGATATCCATTGCCGCTCTGAGCCTGGGTACCGCTATAGGTGCATACGAAGCTGCGCTGGCATATGCCAGGCAGCGCGAGCAATTTGGGAAGGCGATCTCCAGTTTTCAGGCAATCGCTTTCAAACTGGCAGATATGTATACCGATATCCAGGCTTCTACCTTGCTTACTTTCCATGCTGCCGAACGTAAAGACCGGGGTGAAAAGGTTACGCTCGCCAGTTCGGTTGCCAAATACCATGCATCCGAAACGGCCGTCCGGGTGGCAGGCGAAGCGGTTCAGATTTTCGGAGGATATGGTTTCACCAAAGATTATCCGGTGGAAAAATTTTATCGCGACAGTAAGCTTTGCACCATTGGCGAAGGAACCAGTGAGATTCAGAAACTGGTGATTTCCAAAGAAATTCTTCGCTGCTGA
- a CDS encoding SPFH domain-containing protein, whose amino-acid sequence MTPLLVLLVLVILTILMTVKVVPQQRAYVMERLGKFYAVLQPGINFIIPFFDRVAYKYNLKEAAIDIPEQICITRDNVQVRMDGVIFIQVIDPKKAAYGISDYTFAVIQLAQTTMRSEIGKLDLDKTFEERMTINRAVVESIDEAAIGWGVKVLRYEIKNITPPQSVLIAMEKQMQAERERRAVILQSDGEKQAAINVAEGQKQKVVLESEGLRLRQINEAEGEAAALRSVAEATAESIRLVAAAIQQDGGSEAVQLKVAENYVEQFGKLAKAGNTLILPANLADMGSLIATALTVVKSEQKK is encoded by the coding sequence ATGACCCCTCTTTTAGTACTTCTCGTTCTGGTGATACTAACCATCCTGATGACTGTTAAAGTCGTTCCGCAGCAACGTGCCTATGTAATGGAACGGCTAGGGAAGTTTTATGCTGTCCTTCAGCCAGGGATTAATTTCATCATTCCCTTTTTTGATCGTGTGGCATATAAGTACAATCTCAAAGAAGCTGCCATTGACATACCCGAACAAATTTGTATCACAAGAGATAATGTGCAGGTCCGCATGGACGGCGTCATTTTCATTCAGGTGATTGATCCAAAAAAAGCTGCGTATGGCATATCCGACTATACTTTTGCGGTGATACAGCTGGCGCAGACCACAATGCGGAGCGAAATAGGGAAACTGGATCTCGACAAGACTTTTGAAGAGCGGATGACCATCAACCGTGCGGTGGTGGAAAGTATTGATGAAGCTGCTATAGGCTGGGGGGTTAAAGTTCTACGTTACGAGATCAAAAATATTACGCCGCCACAAAGCGTGCTGATTGCAATGGAAAAGCAGATGCAGGCAGAACGGGAAAGGCGTGCCGTGATTTTGCAGTCGGATGGTGAAAAACAAGCTGCCATTAATGTAGCAGAAGGTCAAAAGCAAAAAGTAGTACTGGAGTCGGAAGGTCTACGCCTCCGGCAGATCAATGAAGCAGAAGGCGAAGCCGCAGCACTTCGTTCAGTGGCGGAGGCTACGGCCGAAAGCATCAGGTTGGTGGCAGCGGCTATACAGCAGGACGGCGGTTCCGAAGCGGTGCAGCTGAAAGTGGCTGAAAATTATGTTGAACAGTTTGGCAAACTGGCAAAAGCGGGTAATACACTCATCCTGCCGGCAAATCTGGCGGATATGGGTTCATTAATCGCCACTGCCCTGACTGTTGTAAAATCAGAACAAAAGAAATAA
- a CDS encoding NfeD family protein, producing MDLSLPQIWLIIGLIMLVIELVSVLLVFVFFSVGALATALLASLGILQGIEMQILSFSAISLISMIALRKHARRLLGNRGKHHEYNEFVGETAMVVKDIPASHEGKIYYRGAEWKATSSDQTPISAGSKVVIVKTEGIVLVVEES from the coding sequence ATGGACTTATCCCTGCCGCAGATCTGGCTCATCATTGGGCTGATCATGCTCGTTATAGAATTAGTAAGCGTACTATTGGTTTTTGTATTTTTCTCGGTGGGTGCACTGGCCACAGCGTTGCTGGCGAGCTTGGGTATTCTTCAGGGAATTGAAATGCAGATATTGTCATTTTCCGCCATCTCGCTTATTTCCATGATCGCACTGCGCAAACATGCCCGCAGGCTTCTGGGAAATCGAGGCAAACATCATGAGTATAATGAATTTGTGGGTGAAACCGCCATGGTGGTTAAGGACATTCCGGCATCCCATGAAGGAAAGATCTATTACCGCGGAGCGGAGTGGAAAGCCACTTCTTCTGACCAAACGCCGATCAGTGCCGGAAGTAAGGTTGTCATTGTCAAAACCGAAGGCATTGTACTGGTTGTGGAGGAATCCTGA
- a CDS encoding RDD family protein, with translation MQQENLLDEADLYRFNLSPTTIGKRIINCIVDYILFLILLVMTMSVVSAITYSIDPELAENILNLFESENSFLDRIISSILLMLYFFAFEYITSGKTLGKMLTKTRVIGTDGRKPTAKQFLIRSFSRIVPLDIFSFFRENPQGWHDKWADTMVVDDKSLPESIFLPE, from the coding sequence ATGCAGCAGGAAAACCTTCTGGATGAAGCGGATCTGTATCGGTTCAACCTTTCTCCCACAACCATTGGCAAAAGAATTATTAATTGTATTGTTGATTACATCCTTTTCCTGATTCTGCTGGTAATGACAATGTCAGTAGTCTCTGCCATTACCTATTCCATTGATCCGGAACTCGCGGAAAATATTTTAAACTTATTTGAGTCCGAAAACTCCTTCCTGGACAGGATCATTTCAAGTATACTGCTCATGCTATATTTTTTCGCATTTGAGTATATCACTTCGGGTAAAACGCTGGGTAAAATGCTGACAAAAACCAGGGTGATCGGGACCGATGGCAGAAAGCCAACTGCCAAACAATTTTTGATCCGAAGTTTTTCACGGATTGTCCCTCTTGATATATTCAGTTTTTTCAGGGAAAATCCTCAGGGATGGCACGACAAATGGGCCGACACGATGGTGGTGGATGACAAATCATTGCCTGAAAGCATATTCCTCCCCGAATAA